In Nitrospirota bacterium, the genomic stretch ATTACATGAAAGTGAAAACTCCCTTCCACCGACGCCTTTGTCGCAAGATTGGCCATTTTTTCAAATGCCTTGAGATATTCAGGCCTGCAGTCGGGGTACCCGCTGTAATCAACGGCGTTGGCGCCGATAAAAATGGCTCCTGCCCCGAGCACCTCTGCCCAGGCAAGGGCAAAGGACAGAAAGATCGTATTGCGGGCCGGGACGTAAGTAGCCGGGATCGGTGATTCGTGATTCGTAATTCGTGATTCTGCGGTTTTTTGGGAGATGGCTTTTTTTGACTTGTTACGCATTACTGATAACGCATTACGGTTTTTCGGGACCGTCAGATCAGAAGTGAGCGCAGAGCCGCCGATATTGCGGAGGCTGAAGTCAACAATGAGATGTTTTTTTACCGCTAAGGCCGATGCAATGGAACGGGCTGATTCGAGTTCCCGCGCATGCCGCTGCTGATAGTCAAAGGTGACGGCATATAATTCATGGCCCTTTTCTTTTGCAATTGCCAGGGTCGTTGCAGAATCCAAGCCTCCGCTTAAAAGAACAACTGCCTTCCCAGGATTTTTGGCCCGCCTCATGTTATTTTTCCCGGCTGCATTCAAAATGATAACAAGGCGGCAAGCCAGAAGTAGGTGCTTTAAGCAGAGGAAGCGACGCAGTCATACTGCCTTGTATGTTGAGGAGTTGACAACCAAGCCAACGCAGTTTGCGCTTGAATGCCGCCCGGAATCAGTATACATCATCGCCTGTCCCAGGAGTCCGATCCGGTCCTGAGCTCTTTATAAAGAATCCGTCTTCTGACACCGTATAGATATAGGGACGACCCCAGGGATCTGATTCATTGGTTATCGCAGAAAGGTCAGGCGGATAGATCACGTTTTTTAATTTTGCTGCTTCTATGCTGAACCTGAGTTCCCTAATCTTTTTTGACGCATCAAAGACCTTCAGTGTCTCATCCTTCTGCATAAAAACAACAACAAAGGAGAGGATGAGAGATGCGGCCACCGCAAGATAGGGGATGTACTTCAGTGCAGTTCCTGTTTTCCTTGTCTCAGCGCTGCCCTCAGACGGGATGACAGGCGCAGCCTCCTGTGCATCGACCAATCCTTTTTCCATGAGCGAAAGGAGGGTTTTGGAGACTGTGTAGCTGTCCAGGCCGGTAAGGTCGATAATAGTACTGACATCATTCTGTCCGTCTACGCAGGCGAAAATCTCATTTTCCTCTTCGGTCAGGCCCGAGACATCATTTTCCTTTCGCATAAGAAGTGTGTCAAGGGTGATCCTGTCCTTGATAATGGAGAGCTCATCAAGGATCCTGAGACCTTCCATAAGAAGGTGTTGCGTATCAAGGGAAAAGGGAAGCTCCTTATCCTGCGGCACGCCCTGCGCTGCAAACTCATAGGTCCCCTGTTGCCAGCCGAAGAGCTGGACAACGGTCTCGGTAATCTGGCTGTTCAGGATCTCCTTTATCTTTTCCCTGTCAGCCAGTTCTCTCTGAATGAGCGCTGTGCCAAGTTTGATGCCGGTCCTGCGCTGTTCCTCAAGCACGGCCTTGAGATCTTCGTCCTTAATAACCCCTCTTTTTACCAGGATTTTGCCGAGGCGGTTATCCTCATTTCTTCTCTTGGAATCGGCCCCGACAATGTTCCCATCCACGAACAGGAGTTTTACCTTGTCTGTCTTGCCATCAAGCGCAAGGACTCCGGTCTTCCTCTGGAAGTAGATGAGCTGAAGGATATCAGCAAGTCCAAAATCTTTTAATGAGCCTTCTAAAGCCATCCCTTGGATATCCTCTGCCGGGTAAAGATATTGGAAATAATAAGCAATATAATTGCGATCACCAGCGACGCAAGGTTCACAACCCAGTGAGTCCCCCGGGCGTCAGGAGGCA encodes the following:
- a CDS encoding DUF4388 domain-containing protein; translation: MALEGSLKDFGLADILQLIYFQRKTGVLALDGKTDKVKLLFVDGNIVGADSKRRNEDNRLGKILVKRGVIKDEDLKAVLEEQRRTGIKLGTALIQRELADREKIKEILNSQITETVVQLFGWQQGTYEFAAQGVPQDKELPFSLDTQHLLMEGLRILDELSIIKDRITLDTLLMRKENDVSGLTEEENEIFACVDGQNDVSTIIDLTGLDSYTVSKTLLSLMEKGLVDAQEAAPVIPSEGSAETRKTGTALKYIPYLAVAASLILSFVVVFMQKDETLKVFDASKKIRELRFSIEAAKLKNVIYPPDLSAITNESDPWGRPYIYTVSEDGFFIKSSGPDRTPGTGDDVY
- the queC gene encoding 7-cyano-7-deazaguanine synthase QueC → MRRAKNPGKAVVLLSGGLDSATTLAIAKEKGHELYAVTFDYQQRHARELESARSIASALAVKKHLIVDFSLRNIGGSALTSDLTVPKNRNALSVMRNKSKKAISQKTAESRITNHESPIPATYVPARNTIFLSFALAWAEVLGAGAIFIGANAVDYSGYPDCRPEYLKAFEKMANLATKASVEGSFHFHVIAPLIFMTKAEIIQKGIALGIDYGLTWSCYDPQPAITQRTTGNGQRVKKEFADHASQHIAHNNLYPCGKCDSCRLREKGFREAGLKDPLISQQL